The following proteins are encoded in a genomic region of Micromonospora olivasterospora:
- a CDS encoding helix-turn-helix domain-containing protein has protein sequence MHPPEIRARARRLYLAGATVAEAARAVGVSYPTVRHWCKIRPEPKPQGTALRCFRCRTDVGKPTDLGQYAYLLGLYLGDGYLVTTARVPVLRISCADTWPGLIDACEDAMKRVLATEVQRVQQQGCISVQSYGTHWPCLLPQHGPGRKHERPIVLADWQREIVTAHPGDFVRGLFHSDGCRVGNRVTVRGKAYVYPRYLFTNESADIMGRCQWALGLLGVAWKMNRRNSLSVARQDAVAALDRHVGPKS, from the coding sequence GTGCACCCACCTGAGATTCGCGCCCGAGCAAGACGCCTCTACCTGGCCGGCGCCACCGTCGCGGAGGCCGCCCGCGCCGTCGGAGTCTCCTACCCCACTGTCCGGCACTGGTGCAAAATCCGACCGGAGCCGAAGCCACAGGGCACAGCACTGCGCTGCTTCCGCTGCCGCACCGACGTCGGCAAGCCGACAGACCTCGGGCAGTATGCCTACCTGCTCGGCCTCTACCTCGGTGACGGCTACCTGGTTACCACCGCCCGGGTTCCGGTGCTGCGCATCTCCTGCGCCGATACGTGGCCCGGCCTGATCGACGCCTGTGAGGACGCCATGAAGAGGGTTCTCGCGACGGAGGTGCAGCGCGTCCAGCAACAGGGCTGCATCAGTGTGCAGAGCTACGGCACGCACTGGCCGTGTCTGCTGCCGCAGCACGGACCCGGCAGGAAGCACGAGCGTCCCATCGTCCTCGCCGACTGGCAGCGGGAAATCGTCACCGCCCATCCCGGGGACTTCGTGCGCGGCCTGTTCCACTCCGACGGCTGCCGGGTCGGCAACCGGGTCACGGTTCGCGGCAAGGCGTACGTCTACCCGCGTTACCTGTTCACCAACGAGTCCGCGGACATCATGGGGCGGTGCCAGTGGGCGCTGGGCCTGCTCGGCGTCGCCTGGAAGATGAACCGGCGCAACTCGCTGTCGGTCGCGCGCCAGGACGCGGTGGCCGCCCTGGACCGGCACGTCGGCCCGAAGTCCTGA
- a CDS encoding LLM class flavin-dependent oxidoreductase, translated as MIDVPLAVLDLAPVAAGAGAGEALRHTTELARRTEELGYHRFWVAEHHNMPGIASSAPAVLIAHLAAATSTIRLGSGGVMLPNHAPLVVAEQFGTLEALHPGRIDLGIGRAPGTDQVTALALRRTMEGLSAEGFPRELADLMNYFTGERPGPIVATPGRGELPAIWLLGSSGFSAQLAGLLGLPFSFAHHFSAANTLPALALYRQHFRPSRYLEKPYAMVAVNAVCADTDERAHWLAGPADLSFLRLRSGRPAALATPDEAAAYPYTELEREFVTQRREGQALGSPETVRRQLTELLARTGADELMLTTLVYDVADRARSYELIAEKVAGGLRR; from the coding sequence ATGATCGACGTACCGTTGGCTGTTCTTGATCTTGCACCGGTCGCGGCCGGCGCGGGCGCGGGCGAGGCCCTGCGGCACACGACCGAGCTGGCCCGGCGCACCGAGGAGCTGGGTTACCACCGGTTCTGGGTGGCGGAGCACCACAACATGCCGGGGATCGCGAGTTCGGCGCCGGCGGTGCTGATCGCGCACCTGGCGGCGGCGACCTCGACGATCCGGCTGGGGTCGGGCGGGGTGATGCTGCCGAACCACGCGCCGCTGGTGGTGGCCGAGCAGTTCGGCACCCTCGAAGCGCTGCACCCGGGCCGGATCGACCTGGGCATCGGTCGGGCGCCGGGGACGGACCAGGTGACGGCGCTGGCGCTGCGCCGGACGATGGAGGGGCTGTCGGCGGAGGGCTTCCCCCGGGAGCTGGCGGACCTGATGAACTACTTCACGGGCGAGCGGCCGGGGCCGATCGTGGCCACGCCGGGGCGCGGCGAGCTGCCGGCGATCTGGCTGCTGGGGTCGAGCGGGTTCAGCGCGCAGCTGGCCGGGCTGCTGGGCTTGCCGTTCTCGTTCGCGCACCACTTCAGCGCGGCGAACACGCTGCCGGCGTTGGCGCTGTACCGGCAGCACTTCCGGCCGTCGCGGTATCTGGAGAAGCCTTACGCGATGGTCGCGGTCAACGCGGTCTGCGCGGATACGGACGAGCGGGCCCACTGGTTGGCGGGCCCGGCCGACCTGTCGTTCCTGCGGCTGCGCTCGGGGCGGCCGGCGGCCCTGGCCACGCCGGACGAGGCGGCGGCGTACCCGTACACGGAGCTGGAGCGGGAGTTCGTGACGCAGCGGCGGGAGGGGCAGGCGCTGGGGTCGCCGGAGACGGTGCGCCGGCAGCTGACGGAGCTGCTGGCCCGCACGGGGGCGGACGAGCTGATGCTGACGACGCTGGTGTACGACGTGGCGGACCGGGCGCGCTCGTACGAGCTGATCGCGGAGAAGGTGGCGGGCGGCCTGCGCCGCTGA
- a CDS encoding ANTAR domain-containing response regulator has product MAETQTDAERRRVLIAEDEALIRLDLAEMLVEEGYEVVGEAGDGETAVRLADELKPDLVILDIKMPIMDGLAAAERIAGARIAPVIILTAFSQRDLVERARAAGAMAYLVKPFQKSDLVPAVEIALSRYAEISALEAEVAGLTDRLEIRKTVERAKGALMTTYGMSEPQAFKWIQRTAMDHRMTMKEVAERILAETAGGEVAQPAS; this is encoded by the coding sequence GTGGCCGAGACGCAGACGGATGCCGAGCGCAGGCGGGTCTTGATCGCCGAGGACGAGGCGCTCATCCGGCTTGACCTCGCCGAGATGCTCGTCGAGGAGGGCTACGAGGTCGTCGGCGAGGCCGGTGACGGCGAGACGGCCGTCCGGCTCGCCGACGAGCTGAAGCCTGACCTGGTGATTCTCGACATCAAGATGCCGATCATGGACGGGCTGGCCGCCGCCGAGCGGATCGCGGGCGCCCGGATCGCCCCGGTGATCATCCTGACCGCGTTCAGCCAGCGGGACCTGGTGGAGCGGGCGCGGGCGGCCGGCGCGATGGCGTACCTGGTGAAGCCGTTCCAGAAGAGCGACCTGGTGCCGGCGGTGGAGATCGCGCTGTCCCGGTACGCGGAGATCTCCGCGCTGGAGGCGGAGGTCGCGGGCCTGACCGACCGGCTGGAGATCCGCAAGACGGTCGAGCGCGCGAAGGGCGCGCTGATGACGACGTACGGGATGAGCGAGCCGCAGGCGTTCAAGTGGATCCAGCGGACGGCGATGGACCACCGGATGACCATGAAGGAGGTCGCCGAGCGGATCCTCGCCGAGACGGCTGGCGGCGAGGTGGCCCAGCCGGCGTCCTGA
- a CDS encoding pyridoxal-dependent decarboxylase, which produces MAEHMDPEEFRRAGHAVVDWIADYWATLGQRPVTSQDPPGALAAALPAGPTADGEPVEAVLADLDALVAPRLTHWQHPGFFGYFPANTSGPSVLGDLVSAGLGVQGMLWATGPACTELETVLLDWLAGLLDLPERFRSTGRGGGVIQDSASSATLVATLGALHRAGGGRWREAGIDRRYRAYTSTQGHSSIEKAARIAGLGSDGVRMVEVDPETLAMRPEALREAIRADLAAGDVPAIVVATIGTTSTTAVDPLPEIGEICAEYGVWLHVDAAYAGAAAVCPELRWSHAGLEYADSYCFDPHKWLLTGFDCDAFWVADRGELIEALTVLPEYLRNAATESGAVIDYRDWQVPLGRRFRALKLWFVLRWYGVEGLRAHVRAGVALAGRFADRVRADDRFVLAGPHPFSLVCFRLAAGDEASAELLSRVNATGRVFLTHTRVGGRYTLRLVVGSPLTTQSHVDEAWALVSEAAGTVLSDAG; this is translated from the coding sequence ATGGCTGAGCACATGGACCCCGAGGAGTTCCGCCGGGCCGGGCACGCGGTGGTCGACTGGATCGCGGACTACTGGGCGACGCTGGGGCAGCGTCCGGTCACCTCGCAGGACCCGCCGGGGGCGCTGGCGGCCGCGCTGCCGGCCGGGCCGACCGCCGACGGCGAGCCGGTGGAGGCCGTGCTGGCCGACCTGGACGCCCTGGTCGCGCCCCGGCTGACGCACTGGCAGCACCCGGGATTCTTTGGCTACTTTCCGGCCAACACCTCCGGCCCGAGCGTGCTGGGCGACCTGGTCAGCGCGGGACTCGGCGTGCAGGGCATGCTGTGGGCGACCGGCCCTGCCTGCACCGAGCTGGAGACGGTGCTGCTGGACTGGCTGGCAGGCCTGTTGGACCTGCCGGAGCGGTTCCGCTCCACGGGTCGCGGCGGCGGGGTGATCCAGGACTCGGCTTCCTCGGCGACCCTGGTGGCCACCCTCGGCGCGCTGCACCGGGCCGGCGGGGGGCGGTGGCGCGAGGCGGGGATCGACCGCCGGTACCGGGCCTACACCTCCACCCAGGGGCACTCGTCGATCGAGAAGGCGGCGCGGATCGCCGGCCTCGGTTCCGACGGCGTACGAATGGTCGAGGTGGACCCGGAGACGCTGGCGATGCGCCCGGAGGCGCTGCGGGAGGCGATCCGGGCGGATCTGGCCGCCGGGGACGTCCCCGCGATCGTGGTGGCCACGATCGGCACCACCTCCACCACCGCCGTGGACCCGCTGCCGGAGATCGGGGAGATCTGCGCGGAGTACGGCGTCTGGCTGCACGTCGACGCCGCGTACGCGGGGGCGGCGGCGGTCTGCCCGGAGCTGCGCTGGTCGCACGCGGGGCTGGAGTACGCGGACTCGTACTGCTTCGACCCGCACAAGTGGCTGCTCACCGGGTTCGACTGCGACGCGTTCTGGGTGGCGGACCGGGGTGAGCTGATCGAGGCGCTGACGGTGCTGCCGGAGTACCTGCGCAACGCGGCGACGGAGTCCGGCGCGGTGATCGACTACCGGGACTGGCAGGTGCCGCTGGGCCGCCGGTTCCGTGCCCTGAAGCTGTGGTTCGTGTTGCGCTGGTACGGGGTGGAGGGGCTGCGGGCGCACGTCCGTGCCGGGGTGGCCCTCGCCGGCCGGTTCGCCGACCGCGTCCGGGCCGACGACCGGTTCGTCCTCGCCGGGCCGCATCCGTTCTCGCTGGTGTGCTTCCGGCTGGCCGCGGGGGACGAGGCCAGCGCGGAGCTGCTGTCCCGGGTCAACGCCACGGGCCGGGTGTTCCTGACCCACACCCGGGTCGGTGGCCGGTACACGCTGCGTCTCGTGGTCGGCTCGCCGCTGACCACGCAGTCGCACGTGGACGAGGCGTGGGCGCTGGTCAGCGAGGCGGCCGGCACGGTGCTGTCCGACGCGGGCTGA
- a CDS encoding sulfite exporter TauE/SafE family protein produces the protein MRKLLVLALVGLVAQLVDGSLGMAYGLTSSTLLLVAGVAPAAASASVHLAEIGTTLAAGVAHWRFGNVDWRVVTRIAVPGALGAFGGATFLSAISTEAAAPWMAAILFTLGAYLLVRFARPLRVNPGAGRLRGRFLGPLGLVAGFVDATGGGGWGPVATPALLVSGRMEPRRVIGSVDTAEFLVAGAASAGFLIGLGSEGFLLPTVAALLIGGLIAAPVAAWLIRIVPAQLLGATVGGVIVLTNARTLVRAGELPGGVQWLAYGLLAAGWVAAMVLAVRALRRNRRDQATAAPARNETPAQPVPLAAVER, from the coding sequence GTGCGCAAGCTGCTGGTCCTCGCTCTGGTCGGGCTCGTCGCGCAGCTGGTCGACGGCTCGCTCGGCATGGCCTACGGCCTGACGTCGTCCACCCTGCTGTTGGTCGCCGGGGTCGCCCCGGCCGCCGCGTCCGCGTCGGTCCACCTGGCCGAGATCGGCACCACGCTGGCCGCCGGGGTGGCCCACTGGCGGTTCGGCAACGTCGACTGGCGCGTGGTCACCCGCATCGCCGTCCCCGGCGCGCTCGGCGCGTTCGGCGGGGCCACCTTCCTCAGCGCGATCTCCACCGAGGCCGCCGCCCCGTGGATGGCCGCGATCCTGTTCACCCTCGGCGCGTACCTGCTCGTGCGCTTCGCCCGGCCGCTGCGCGTCAACCCCGGCGCCGGGCGGCTGCGCGGCCGGTTCCTCGGCCCGCTCGGCCTGGTCGCCGGGTTCGTCGACGCCACCGGCGGCGGGGGATGGGGACCGGTCGCCACCCCGGCGCTGCTCGTCTCCGGGCGGATGGAGCCCCGAAGGGTGATCGGCTCGGTCGACACCGCCGAGTTCCTGGTGGCCGGCGCCGCAAGCGCCGGCTTCCTGATCGGTCTCGGCAGCGAGGGCTTCCTGCTGCCGACCGTCGCCGCCCTGCTGATCGGCGGGCTGATCGCCGCCCCGGTCGCCGCCTGGCTGATCCGGATCGTCCCCGCCCAACTGCTCGGCGCCACCGTCGGCGGCGTGATCGTGCTGACCAACGCCCGCACCCTGGTCCGGGCCGGCGAGCTGCCCGGCGGCGTCCAGTGGCTCGCGTACGGGCTGCTCGCCGCCGGCTGGGTCGCCGCGATGGTCCTGGCCGTCCGCGCCCTGCGCCGCAACCGCCGCGACCAGGCCACCGCGGCCCCCGCACGGAACGAGACCCCGGCGCAGCCCGTCCCGCTCGCCGCCGTCGAGAGGTGA
- a CDS encoding RrF2 family transcriptional regulator: MRLSARVDYALRAAAELAAVAERAGTGRSRPVTADQIAKAQEIPPKFLESILLQLRRGGIVHAQRGPEGGYWLARSAAEISLAEVIRVIDGPLAHVRGQRPEQLGYHGAARALQDVWIALRASEREILELVTVADVARGSLPGRVNELAADPRAWS; encoded by the coding sequence ATGCGTCTCTCCGCCCGGGTGGACTACGCCCTGCGCGCGGCCGCCGAGCTCGCCGCGGTCGCCGAGCGCGCCGGCACCGGGCGGTCCCGCCCCGTGACCGCCGATCAGATCGCCAAGGCGCAGGAGATTCCGCCGAAGTTCCTGGAGAGCATCCTGCTGCAACTGCGCCGCGGTGGCATCGTGCACGCCCAGCGTGGCCCCGAGGGCGGCTACTGGCTGGCCCGGTCGGCCGCCGAGATCTCCCTCGCCGAGGTGATCCGGGTGATCGACGGGCCGCTGGCGCACGTCCGGGGGCAGCGCCCCGAGCAGCTCGGGTACCACGGTGCGGCGCGAGCCCTGCAGGACGTGTGGATCGCGCTGCGGGCCAGCGAGCGGGAGATCCTCGAACTGGTCACCGTGGCGGACGTGGCCAGGGGGAGCCTTCCGGGCCGGGTCAACGAGCTGGCCGCCGACCCGCGCGCCTGGAGCTGA